A genomic region of Magnolia sinica isolate HGM2019 chromosome 6, MsV1, whole genome shotgun sequence contains the following coding sequences:
- the LOC131248420 gene encoding uncharacterized protein LOC131248420: MAAATSCFPSPTLPQLKTPFPFSRQIPTKSNRPQKALTTRPTSIHLLNPTPAIAALLGAGFALASTSAAFPDLAAYAAEFPSIPLNEPTNALSLPTWAIHVSSVVEWITAMVLVWQYGEKSGHDSWKGLSWGMVPLLGGAFCACTWHFFYNSESLEILVALQAALTVIGNLTMCIAAFRIYKSSQGDPENL; the protein is encoded by the exons ATGGCAGCAGCAACCTCGTGCTTTCCCTCCCCAACCCTCCCACAATTGAAAACTCCTTTCCCCTTCTCCCGCCAAATCCCAACTAAATCCAACCGTCCTCAAAAGGCCCTTACAACAAGGCCCACCTCCATTCATCTCCTCAACCCCACACCCGCCATTGCAGCTCTCCTCGGAGCAGGATTCGCCCTAGCTTCCACGTCAGCAGCATTCCCAGACCTAGCAGCCTATGCTGCTGAATTCCCATCCATCCCCCTCAACGAACCCACTAACGCCCTTTCCTTGCCGACGTGGGCCATCCACGTCTCTAGCGTAGTTGAATG GATTACAGCTATGGTATTGGTTTGGCAATACGGGGAGAAATCCGGACATGATTCATGGAAGGGGCTTTCTTGGGGTATG GTACCCCTACTTGGTGGTGCGTTTTGTGCGTGCACGTGGCATTTCTTCTACAACTCTGAGTCACTTGAA ATACTGGTGGCCCTACAAGCTGCTCTGACAGTTATTGGAAACCTGACTATGTGCATTGCTGCATTTCGCATATACAAATCATCTCAAGGAGACCCTGAGAATCTGTAA